The following proteins are co-located in the Flectobacillus major DSM 103 genome:
- a CDS encoding n-acetylglutamate synthase: MNYHDKTFKPIANSDNGETSAETTFLYQQIGRVLTAEYSGGKITKGHLIGLVDDNGHIDMRYHQVNTQGELMTGICQSIPEILPNGKIRLHETWQWTSGDCSKGQSVIEEI, translated from the coding sequence ATGAATTACCACGACAAAACTTTCAAACCTATTGCCAACTCCGACAACGGAGAAACATCTGCTGAGACAACCTTTCTTTACCAACAAATTGGCCGTGTTCTCACGGCAGAATACAGTGGTGGAAAAATTACCAAAGGGCATTTGATTGGTTTGGTAGACGACAACGGGCATATAGATATGCGGTATCATCAGGTAAATACCCAAGGAGAACTCATGACGGGTATTTGCCAGTCTATTCCTGAAATTTTGCCCAACGGAAAAATCCGCCTTCACGAAACTTGGCAGTGGACTTCTGGCGATTGCTCAAAAGGACAATCAGTGATAGAAGAGATTTAA
- a CDS encoding gluconate:H+ symporter, with amino-acid sequence MSIIILIISILLLLLLITICQLNAFISLIISALLVGIAKEMPLLDIIATVQKGIGSTLGSLILILGFGVMLGSLLSESGAAQRISSVLIKYFGVKRVKLALLITGFAVGIAMFYNAGFVILIPMVFSVAVNTGQPVIYVGIAMASALSVTHGFLPPHPGPTAIAIIFKADIGKTLVYGLVVAIPALVSAGLIFPEFIRHIKANPPQGLFENKQFTEDEMPSFGLSFLSALIPVVLMALATASELALPESNYLRHYLKFLGDPSISMLIAVIFAIVMLGVRRGKTMKELMDKSGSAVSSAAMIIMIIAAGGAFKQILTDSGIGKDIAILFEGSTLSPLILGWLIATIIRIALGSATIAGLTAAGIVQPIIASSGANPELMVLSIGAGSLMCSHVNDTGFWMFKEYFGLSIKDTFKTWTIMETIVGVMGLVGVLAVNFLIS; translated from the coding sequence ATGTCCATTATTATTCTAATTATCAGTATTTTATTACTGCTTTTACTGATTACTATTTGCCAACTCAACGCCTTCATTTCATTGATTATTTCGGCTTTATTGGTAGGTATTGCCAAAGAAATGCCCCTGCTCGACATCATTGCTACTGTTCAGAAAGGTATCGGTAGCACCCTTGGTTCGCTGATTTTGATTTTGGGTTTTGGTGTTATGCTTGGAAGTTTACTTTCTGAAAGTGGGGCTGCCCAAAGAATTAGCTCGGTACTTATTAAGTACTTTGGGGTAAAAAGAGTAAAATTAGCTTTATTAATCACGGGCTTTGCGGTAGGTATTGCCATGTTTTATAATGCAGGTTTTGTGATTTTGATTCCGATGGTATTTTCGGTGGCTGTCAATACTGGTCAACCCGTTATTTATGTGGGTATAGCCATGGCATCGGCTTTGTCGGTAACGCATGGTTTTTTACCTCCACACCCTGGGCCTACGGCTATTGCCATTATTTTCAAAGCCGATATTGGCAAAACATTGGTTTATGGCCTAGTTGTAGCCATTCCTGCTTTGGTTTCAGCGGGCTTAATTTTTCCAGAATTTATCAGGCATATCAAAGCAAATCCTCCTCAAGGGCTTTTTGAAAATAAACAATTTACCGAAGATGAAATGCCTAGCTTTGGGTTAAGCTTTTTGTCGGCCTTGATTCCTGTAGTATTGATGGCCTTGGCTACCGCTAGCGAGCTGGCTCTACCCGAAAGCAATTACCTAAGGCATTATTTGAAGTTTTTGGGCGACCCAAGTATCTCGATGCTCATTGCTGTAATTTTTGCCATTGTAATGCTAGGTGTTCGTCGAGGCAAAACCATGAAAGAGCTTATGGACAAATCGGGCAGTGCGGTAAGCTCGGCTGCCATGATTATTATGATTATTGCCGCAGGTGGTGCATTCAAACAAATCCTGACCGATAGTGGTATCGGCAAAGATATTGCCATTCTTTTTGAAGGCTCTACCCTTTCGCCCCTTATACTGGGTTGGCTTATAGCCACAATTATTCGGATTGCCCTTGGCTCGGCCACTATTGCAGGACTTACCGCCGCTGGTATTGTACAGCCTATTATTGCTAGCTCAGGAGCCAATCCAGAGCTGATGGTGTTGTCTATTGGTGCTGGAAGTTTGATGTGCTCACACGTGAATGATACGGGCTTTTGGATGTTCAAGGAATATTTTGGCCTAAGTATTAAGGATACTTTCAAAACATGGACTATCATGGAAACCATTGTTGGTGTAATGGGGCTAGTGGGTGTTTTGGCCGTTAATTTTTTGATTAGTTAG
- a CDS encoding acetyl-CoA carboxylase carboxyltransferase subunit alpha, with product MRTLLDFEKPIAELEAKLAEMKKLAIDNNVDVSTAVAQLEGSIEELKKETFSNLTRWQRVQLSRHPERPYTLDYIENMCEEFIELFGDRTVADDKAMVGGFGKIDGQTVMIIGQQKGRNTKQRQLRNFGMPNPEGYRKALRLMKMAEKFNKPIVTLIDTPGAFPGLEAEERGQGEAIARNIRDMFMLKVPVICIIIGEGASGGALGIAIGDRVLMLENAWYSVISPENCSTILWRTWNFKEQAAEALKLTAEDMLNNKLVDGIIPEPLGGAHLDFALSSQTVKNVILNTIAELNQLTPEERIDQRIEKFSAMGVVTE from the coding sequence ATGCGAACTCTGTTGGATTTTGAAAAACCCATAGCCGAATTAGAAGCCAAATTGGCAGAAATGAAAAAATTGGCGATTGATAATAACGTAGATGTTTCTACCGCTGTAGCTCAGCTAGAAGGCAGTATTGAAGAGTTAAAAAAAGAAACGTTCTCTAATTTGACCCGCTGGCAAAGAGTACAGCTTTCTCGTCATCCAGAACGCCCTTATACACTCGATTATATCGAAAATATGTGTGAGGAGTTTATTGAACTTTTTGGCGACCGTACCGTAGCCGACGACAAAGCAATGGTGGGTGGTTTTGGTAAAATCGACGGGCAGACGGTCATGATTATTGGCCAGCAAAAAGGCCGTAATACCAAACAACGTCAATTACGCAACTTTGGAATGCCCAATCCTGAAGGCTACCGCAAAGCTTTGCGTTTGATGAAAATGGCCGAAAAATTTAATAAACCTATTGTTACGCTGATCGATACTCCAGGGGCATTTCCAGGGCTTGAGGCCGAAGAACGTGGACAAGGCGAGGCTATTGCTCGTAATATCCGTGACATGTTTATGCTTAAAGTACCCGTAATCTGTATTATTATTGGTGAAGGGGCTTCGGGTGGTGCTTTGGGTATTGCTATTGGCGATAGGGTTTTGATGCTTGAAAATGCGTGGTATTCGGTAATTTCGCCAGAAAACTGTTCGACGATTCTTTGGAGAACATGGAATTTTAAAGAACAAGCAGCCGAAGCACTTAAATTGACCGCCGAGGATATGCTCAACAACAAGCTTGTCGACGGTATTATTCCCGAACCACTTGGTGGAGCTCATTTAGACTTTGCGTTGTCGTCGCAAACTGTCAAAAATGTTATTCTCAATACAATTGCTGAATTAAACCAACTTACGCCAGAAGAGCGTATCGACCAACGCATTGAAAAATTCAGTGCAATGGGTGTGGTAACAGAATAA
- a CDS encoding HAD family hydrolase produces MKNIIFDLGNVIIDIDFSRTFKALAALSNNLSWEDGERIVKEKQLWVNYEKGLLSDQQFRDALRQELNIIATDEQIDVAFNALLLDVDPRRIELLKRLRKKYKIFVLSNTSHIHIIDVEKILFRCTGEKHLADLFDHLFLSYEMGKVKPHVDIYEAVLAQAGIEAHETLFLDDMLVNLEGAATLGIQVKQIIPNEFTILDLFADEA; encoded by the coding sequence ATGAAAAATATCATCTTCGACTTAGGAAATGTCATTATCGACATTGATTTCTCTCGTACCTTCAAAGCACTGGCTGCTCTTTCTAATAATTTGTCTTGGGAAGATGGCGAGCGTATTGTCAAAGAAAAACAACTATGGGTTAATTACGAAAAAGGCCTTCTTTCCGACCAGCAGTTTCGTGATGCCCTGCGTCAGGAATTGAATATTATAGCTACCGACGAGCAAATTGACGTAGCTTTCAATGCCCTGTTGTTGGATGTCGACCCTCGCCGAATCGAGCTATTAAAACGCCTCAGAAAAAAGTACAAAATATTTGTACTATCCAATACCAGTCATATTCATATAATTGATGTCGAGAAAATTTTGTTTCGTTGTACTGGCGAAAAACATTTGGCCGATTTGTTCGACCACCTGTTTCTTTCTTACGAAATGGGTAAAGTAAAGCCCCACGTCGATATTTATGAAGCCGTGTTGGCACAAGCAGGTATAGAGGCTCATGAAACCTTATTCCTCGACGATATGTTAGTAAATCTTGAAGGTGCTGCAACATTGGGTATCCAAGTAAAGCAAATTATTCCAAACGAATTCACGATTTTAGATTTGTTCGCCGATGAAGCATAA
- a CDS encoding site-2 protease family protein: MKHKTLVIQLILFVVTLITTTLAGAEAMTGRFFFFLPESYILHFPDDFWQGLQFSIPFLAILTCHEFGHYFTARFYKIRTTLPYYIPMWLSALAMSIGTLGAVIRILDKTRTRKQYFDIGIAGPLAGFVVGFGVLWYGFSHLPAIDYIFKIHPEYVKYGLNYAHEMSKNANLLNGQMVLGDNLLFMFFKEFVADPVLLPPNFEIMHYPLLWAGYLSLFFTALNLFPIGQLDGGHILYGLIGKKKFNIVAPVIFILFVFYAGIGMFTVADIKAIGQANAAYTSDTDFFLWLMVYVYFLRVCFSKLSENPLNAWVLALAVVVIQLGMSAIPYFEHVQGFSGFFPFAFLLGRFLGVYHPDVEVDEPLDLKRKLLGWFALVVFVLCFTPHPFMLIDVSAK, from the coding sequence ATGAAGCATAAGACATTAGTCATTCAATTAATTTTATTTGTAGTCACACTTATTACTACAACATTGGCTGGTGCTGAGGCTATGACAGGAAGGTTTTTCTTTTTTTTGCCCGAATCTTACATCCTTCATTTTCCTGACGATTTTTGGCAAGGGTTACAATTTTCTATTCCTTTTTTGGCCATCTTAACTTGCCATGAATTTGGGCATTATTTTACCGCAAGATTCTACAAAATTCGTACGACATTACCTTATTATATACCGATGTGGCTGAGTGCTCTTGCCATGAGTATTGGTACATTGGGGGCAGTGATTCGTATTTTAGACAAAACCCGTACACGCAAACAGTATTTTGATATTGGTATTGCGGGGCCATTGGCAGGCTTTGTAGTAGGTTTTGGGGTATTGTGGTATGGATTTAGTCATTTGCCTGCTATCGACTATATTTTCAAAATACATCCCGAATATGTTAAGTATGGATTGAATTATGCTCATGAAATGTCCAAAAATGCCAATTTGCTTAATGGACAGATGGTTTTGGGTGATAATTTATTATTCATGTTTTTCAAGGAGTTTGTGGCTGACCCAGTACTTTTACCGCCCAATTTTGAAATAATGCACTATCCATTGCTTTGGGCAGGTTATCTATCTTTGTTTTTTACAGCATTAAATCTTTTTCCAATTGGACAGCTCGACGGCGGACATATTTTGTATGGTCTTATTGGTAAAAAGAAATTCAATATTGTAGCTCCCGTTATTTTTATATTGTTTGTTTTTTATGCTGGTATTGGTATGTTTACGGTAGCCGACATCAAAGCAATAGGGCAGGCCAATGCAGCTTATACTTCCGATACCGATTTCTTTTTGTGGCTTATGGTATATGTATATTTTTTGAGGGTTTGTTTTTCAAAGCTTTCCGAAAACCCGCTCAACGCTTGGGTATTGGCTTTGGCTGTAGTTGTTATTCAGCTTGGGATGAGCGCTATTCCTTATTTTGAGCATGTTCAAGGCTTTTCGGGCTTTTTCCCTTTTGCTTTTTTATTAGGTCGTTTTTTGGGAGTGTACCATCCCGACGTAGAAGTAGATGAGCCTTTAGATTTGAAAAGAAAGCTATTAGGCTGGTTTGCCTTGGTGGTATTTGTGCTGTGTTTTACACCACATCCATTTATGTTGATAGACGTTTCAGCCAAATAA
- a CDS encoding 1-acyl-sn-glycerol-3-phosphate acyltransferase, giving the protein MLNKILIFIFKALGWKLSGHVPITVSQSIIIVAPHASWVDFPLGLCARAAIRLKISYLGKAELFKPPFGWLFSCLGGYPVDRSKHNNMVDAVVNLFRANQQLHIAIAPEGTRKDVTKLKTGFYYVAKGANIPIIMVGFDYPRKTVFISKPFYPTNNIEADFDEIAKFYNNIEGIQKSWIKETIHKSIK; this is encoded by the coding sequence ATGCTAAATAAAATATTAATTTTTATATTTAAGGCTCTTGGTTGGAAATTGTCTGGCCACGTACCCATTACGGTTTCACAAAGTATTATTATTGTTGCACCTCATGCTAGCTGGGTAGATTTTCCGCTTGGCTTGTGTGCCAGAGCTGCCATTCGGCTCAAAATCAGTTATTTGGGTAAAGCAGAACTCTTTAAGCCACCGTTTGGATGGCTATTCTCTTGCTTGGGAGGGTATCCTGTCGACCGCTCTAAGCATAACAATATGGTGGATGCGGTCGTAAATTTGTTTCGAGCCAACCAACAACTTCATATTGCGATTGCCCCCGAAGGCACACGTAAAGATGTAACAAAGCTCAAAACAGGCTTTTATTATGTAGCCAAAGGAGCTAATATTCCGATAATAATGGTTGGTTTTGATTATCCTCGTAAAACAGTGTTTATCAGCAAACCTTTTTATCCGACCAATAATATAGAAGCTGATTTTGACGAAATAGCGAAGTTTTATAACAATATCGAAGGAATACAGAAAAGTTGGATTAAAGAAACAATACACAAAAGCATAAAGTAA
- the lpxB gene encoding lipid-A-disaccharide synthase: MKYYIIAGERSGDLHGSNLIKAILQKDPQADIRAWGGDMMQSAGATLVKHYQDIAFMGFAEVIKNLPTIIGLLSFCKKDIAAFQPDVVILIDYAGFNMRVAKFAKKNHFKTFYYISPKVWAWNQSRALNIKKYVDKMFVIFPFEKDFFKKFDYDVDYVGNPLFDAIANFQPNPNFRKEARVGQKPIIALLPGSRYQEVAKMLPLMVTQAYNFPDYQFVVAGVSNLPKELYARWQSLFPIKIVYDDSYNLLSVAEAALVTSGTATLETALLNIPQVVCYKTSGISYAIAKRLIRVPFISLVNLIAQKKVVTELIQNDLTAENLKIELEKITINLTTRQEQLEGYAEIIRILGEKGASEKAGSLMVDYLNTHKL; this comes from the coding sequence ATGAAATACTACATTATTGCAGGTGAGCGTTCGGGCGATTTGCATGGTTCTAATCTCATTAAAGCCATTTTACAGAAAGACCCTCAGGCCGATATTCGAGCTTGGGGTGGCGATATGATGCAAAGTGCTGGAGCTACTTTGGTAAAGCATTATCAGGATATTGCTTTTATGGGATTTGCCGAGGTAATCAAAAACCTTCCTACTATTATTGGTTTACTTTCATTTTGTAAAAAAGATATTGCCGCTTTTCAGCCCGACGTGGTTATTTTGATTGATTATGCGGGTTTTAATATGCGTGTAGCCAAATTTGCTAAAAAGAATCATTTCAAAACCTTTTATTATATTTCTCCTAAAGTTTGGGCTTGGAACCAATCTCGTGCTTTGAATATCAAAAAGTACGTCGATAAAATGTTTGTAATTTTCCCTTTTGAAAAAGATTTTTTCAAAAAATTTGATTACGATGTCGATTATGTGGGCAATCCACTTTTCGATGCTATTGCCAATTTTCAGCCTAATCCTAATTTTAGAAAAGAAGCCCGTGTAGGACAAAAACCTATTATTGCCCTCTTGCCAGGAAGTCGCTATCAGGAAGTAGCCAAGATGTTGCCTTTGATGGTAACTCAAGCTTACAATTTCCCTGATTATCAGTTTGTTGTAGCGGGTGTTTCTAATCTTCCCAAAGAGTTGTACGCTCGTTGGCAGTCGCTTTTTCCTATCAAAATTGTTTACGACGATTCTTATAATTTATTGTCGGTAGCTGAAGCGGCCTTGGTTACCTCGGGTACAGCCACCCTCGAAACAGCCTTGTTGAATATTCCTCAGGTGGTTTGCTACAAAACTAGCGGTATTTCGTATGCAATTGCCAAACGGTTGATTCGAGTACCTTTTATTTCGCTGGTCAATCTGATTGCTCAGAAAAAAGTTGTTACTGAGCTGATTCAAAATGATTTAACCGCCGAAAATCTCAAAATTGAGCTAGAGAAAATTACGATTAATCTTACAACTCGCCAAGAACAACTAGAAGGCTATGCCGAGATTATCCGTATTCTAGGCGAAAAAGGGGCTTCTGAAAAAGCGGGAAGCTTGATGGTGGATTATTTGAATACTCACAAATTATAA
- a CDS encoding 6-pyruvoyl trahydropterin synthase family protein has protein sequence MVYVVRKEHFNAAHRLYNPNWTEEKNREVFGPCANVNWHGHNFELIVTVKGIPNPDTGFVIDMKVMSQIIKDEIIERVDHKNLNLDVDFMQGKMASCEIFAMEIWKILAPKLDAVIPDGKLHCIELIETPKNSVKYYGE, from the coding sequence ATGGTTTACGTAGTTCGTAAAGAACATTTCAACGCCGCTCACAGGCTGTATAATCCTAATTGGACCGAGGAAAAGAATCGTGAGGTATTTGGTCCTTGTGCCAATGTCAACTGGCATGGACATAATTTTGAGCTCATCGTTACGGTGAAAGGTATCCCTAACCCCGACACAGGTTTTGTCATTGATATGAAAGTAATGAGTCAGATTATCAAAGATGAAATTATTGAGCGTGTTGACCACAAAAACCTTAATCTCGACGTAGATTTTATGCAAGGCAAAATGGCGAGTTGCGAAATCTTTGCAATGGAAATCTGGAAAATCTTAGCTCCAAAACTCGACGCAGTGATTCCTGATGGAAAATTACATTGTATCGAATTGATTGAAACGCCAAAGAATTCTGTAAAATACTACGGTGAGTAA
- the rfaD gene encoding ADP-glyceromanno-heptose 6-epimerase, protein MIIVTGAAGFIGSCLIQRLNQDNFNYIIAVDDFSDEQKNKNLEGKKIQERVDREHFFEWLEDNYQEVEFCFHIGARTDTTEFNVDIFNKLNLNYSKKIWKKCHDYQIPLVYASSAATYGMGEHGYDDNETLIPQLKPLNPYGDSKNDFDIWALQQQETPFFWAGLKFFNVYGPNEFHKGRMASVIWHTFNQIKKTGGMKLFRSHNPEYRDGEQMRDFVYVKDVVEVCMFLMHHRRNSGIYNLGSGTARTFLDLAKNTFTSLGLEPNISFVDTPEDIRDKYQYFTEANMAKLKSIGYETPFHTLEEGIADYVKNYLAEEKYY, encoded by the coding sequence ATGATTATTGTTACAGGTGCCGCAGGGTTTATTGGAAGTTGTCTGATTCAACGCTTGAATCAGGATAATTTTAATTACATCATTGCTGTTGATGATTTTTCCGACGAGCAAAAAAATAAAAATCTTGAAGGGAAAAAAATTCAAGAGCGTGTTGACCGTGAACACTTTTTTGAGTGGCTAGAGGATAATTACCAAGAGGTTGAGTTTTGTTTTCATATTGGGGCCAGAACCGACACCACCGAGTTCAATGTTGATATTTTCAATAAACTGAACTTGAATTACTCAAAAAAGATTTGGAAAAAATGTCATGATTACCAAATTCCATTGGTGTATGCCTCGTCGGCGGCTACTTATGGAATGGGCGAGCATGGATACGACGACAACGAAACGTTGATTCCGCAATTGAAGCCTTTGAATCCTTATGGCGATTCAAAAAACGACTTTGATATTTGGGCTTTACAACAGCAAGAAACACCTTTCTTTTGGGCTGGCCTCAAATTTTTTAATGTCTATGGCCCCAATGAGTTTCACAAAGGACGTATGGCATCGGTGATTTGGCATACTTTTAACCAAATCAAGAAAACAGGAGGTATGAAGTTGTTCCGTTCGCACAATCCCGAATACCGTGATGGCGAGCAGATGCGCGATTTTGTGTATGTAAAAGATGTGGTAGAAGTTTGTATGTTTTTGATGCACCACCGTCGTAATTCGGGTATTTATAACCTTGGGTCGGGTACAGCCAGAACATTCTTGGATTTGGCCAAAAATACTTTTACTTCTTTAGGCTTAGAACCTAATATTTCTTTTGTTGATACTCCTGAGGATATTCGTGATAAATACCAATATTTTACCGAAGCTAATATGGCTAAGTTGAAGTCAATTGGTTATGAAACACCTTTTCATACTTTGGAGGAAGGTATTGCTGACTATGTGAAAAATTATTTGGCAGAGGAAAAATATTATTAA
- a CDS encoding cysteine hydrolase family protein, whose amino-acid sequence MKNINTVLIIIDIQNDYFEGGAAQLVSPDQAGSNAQLLLEHFRKKNLPIIHIQHIANRPNATFFIPDTIGAAIHESVKPTEKEIVIVKHYPNSFRETNLLAYLTSQKITDLVICGMQTHMCVDATTRAAKDFGFNCIVVGDACATKDLAVNNTKVKAADVQTAFLAALSYFYSTVQTTEEYLSINS is encoded by the coding sequence ATGAAAAATATTAATACAGTATTAATTATAATAGATATTCAAAATGACTATTTTGAGGGCGGAGCAGCACAACTTGTTAGTCCTGACCAAGCAGGTAGCAATGCTCAGTTGTTACTTGAACATTTTAGGAAGAAAAACTTACCCATTATTCATATTCAACATATTGCAAACCGCCCCAATGCTACATTTTTTATTCCCGATACCATAGGGGCAGCCATTCATGAGAGTGTAAAGCCAACAGAGAAAGAAATTGTTATTGTAAAACATTATCCAAATAGTTTTCGAGAAACTAATCTATTAGCCTATTTAACTTCCCAAAAAATAACGGATTTGGTGATTTGTGGTATGCAAACACACATGTGCGTAGATGCAACAACAAGAGCGGCCAAGGACTTTGGGTTTAATTGTATCGTTGTAGGTGATGCCTGTGCTACCAAAGACCTAGCAGTAAATAATACTAAAGTCAAAGCCGCCGATGTGCAAACTGCATTTTTAGCAGCTTTGAGTTATTTCTATTCAACTGTACAAACAACAGAAGAATATCTGAGTATAAATAGCTAA
- a CDS encoding LysM peptidoglycan-binding domain-containing protein — MFYKIKKSDTLAKIANAFSLPVELIIAYNPSIKNPNLIYEGQLIHIPNIEDIPENNFDFVTLTPLERVNRAKSVIGKGIRYELGKGGRDEKYHLPTKDNLCDCSGFVCWVLGLSRKTDIPFYKKHGGWIYTDSMVDDINSQTGIFERLSVPEVGCIVVYDAGKNIGHVGIISEVENGAMKKVVHCSLGNDKKYSDAIQETLPNVFDRSDTVWGRYVG; from the coding sequence ATGTTTTACAAAATCAAAAAAAGCGATACCCTCGCTAAAATAGCCAATGCCTTCAGTTTGCCTGTAGAACTGATTATTGCGTATAACCCTTCTATTAAAAACCCCAATTTGATATACGAAGGACAGCTAATTCATATTCCAAATATAGAAGATATTCCAGAGAATAACTTTGATTTTGTAACCTTAACGCCACTTGAAAGGGTTAATAGAGCAAAATCTGTAATAGGAAAAGGCATTAGATATGAGTTAGGAAAAGGTGGTAGAGATGAAAAATATCATTTGCCTACTAAAGATAATCTCTGCGATTGTAGTGGCTTTGTGTGTTGGGTTTTAGGGCTTTCTCGTAAAACGGATATTCCATTTTACAAAAAACATGGAGGTTGGATTTATACTGATTCTATGGTAGATGATATTAATAGCCAAACAGGAATTTTTGAACGTTTAAGTGTTCCCGAAGTTGGTTGTATCGTTGTGTATGATGCGGGAAAAAACATAGGGCATGTTGGAATTATTTCGGAAGTAGAAAATGGTGCAATGAAAAAAGTAGTTCACTGTAGCTTGGGTAACGATAAGAAATATTCTGATGCAATTCAAGAAACTCTTCCTAATGTATTTGATAGATCTGATACTGTTTGGGGGAGATATGTTGGCTAA
- a CDS encoding DUF6624 domain-containing protein — MNYESIAETIIALKNADLACRERLIQNGQIGQVYHEEMKYLHNKNASILNDIIDTIGYPTINKVGTEASEATWLVIQHAIELPEFMKKCVLLLEKAVDENKADPKMLAYLTDRIAVFEEKPQLYGTQFDWNEKGELSPSLFDDLTKVNQRRKAIGLNTLEEQTLIIRRQAQAENQIPPIDYEKRKQEVIEWKRNVGWIQ; from the coding sequence ATGAACTACGAAAGCATAGCAGAAACAATAATTGCCCTAAAAAATGCTGACTTAGCATGTAGAGAAAGACTTATTCAAAATGGACAAATTGGCCAAGTGTATCATGAAGAAATGAAATACTTGCATAATAAAAATGCCAGTATTTTAAACGATATAATAGATACAATTGGCTACCCTACCATAAACAAAGTAGGTACAGAAGCTAGTGAAGCAACTTGGCTAGTAATACAACACGCAATAGAACTTCCCGAATTTATGAAAAAGTGTGTTTTACTGTTGGAAAAAGCCGTTGATGAAAACAAAGCAGACCCTAAAATGCTTGCTTATCTTACCGACCGAATAGCTGTTTTTGAAGAAAAACCTCAACTTTATGGAACACAATTTGATTGGAACGAAAAAGGAGAGTTAAGTCCCAGTCTTTTTGACGATTTGACCAAAGTAAATCAAAGGCGAAAAGCTATAGGACTCAATACGCTTGAAGAACAAACACTAATCATAAGAAGACAAGCTCAAGCCGAAAATCAAATACCACCTATAGATTACGAAAAAAGAAAACAGGAGGTAATAGAATGGAAACGTAATGTCGGGTGGATACAATAA
- a CDS encoding helix-turn-helix domain-containing protein: protein MENNLHFQLVQPDTSLTDFVYCFSSLQNFSNQHQAVIIPNGKIDLVFSKTKENQLYIALLGLETKPKYTQQEVSNFFSVSFNPLAIEYVFNCSIADIVNTGKLLPSDFWDFCIDDLNDFKEFCKKVIQKINALLPNTIDERKRNLFQLIAASNGEIPIKELSEKVFWSQRQINRYFNQQFGLSLKAYCKILRFQASLPHIKEGKLYPQLNFTDQSHFIKEIKQLSGVSPKELHKNKNDRFLQFLVYDQL from the coding sequence ATGGAAAATAACTTACATTTTCAGCTTGTTCAGCCAGACACATCGCTTACTGATTTTGTCTATTGTTTTTCCTCCTTACAAAATTTTTCCAATCAGCATCAAGCAGTGATAATTCCGAATGGCAAAATTGATTTAGTTTTTTCAAAAACTAAGGAAAATCAGCTTTATATAGCTCTACTAGGGCTAGAAACTAAGCCAAAGTACACCCAACAGGAAGTCTCCAATTTCTTTTCGGTAAGTTTTAATCCGCTTGCAATTGAATATGTTTTTAATTGTTCAATCGCCGATATTGTCAATACAGGAAAACTTTTACCTAGTGATTTCTGGGATTTTTGTATTGATGATTTGAATGACTTTAAAGAATTTTGTAAAAAAGTAATACAAAAAATCAATGCCCTTTTACCAAATACAATAGATGAACGTAAACGTAATTTATTCCAATTAATTGCAGCCTCTAATGGCGAAATCCCTATCAAAGAGCTTTCTGAAAAAGTATTTTGGAGTCAACGACAAATTAATCGGTATTTTAATCAGCAATTTGGCCTTTCATTAAAAGCGTATTGTAAAATACTGCGTTTTCAAGCATCTCTCCCTCATATCAAAGAGGGTAAACTGTATCCTCAGCTCAATTTTACTGACCAATCGCATTTTATTAAAGAAATAAAACAACTATCGGGTGTTTCGCCTAAAGAACTCCACAAAAATAAAAACGACCGATTTTTACAATTTTTAGTTTATGACCAGCTATAA